The Kitasatospora setae KM-6054 genome contains a region encoding:
- a CDS encoding SCO4402 family protein: protein MPLSDLPWWRWRARIRSALHMLSDLGFQQRAWLEGGRAGYGDPSDAVYRLVEDSWLDRWSAEKYVGSVFRDSAEAVAVNAAVLRVLLVVHQVGEDAPAAAYLAHPDWSEAVRAAREAHHRLAVADGDDPQSPPLPLDELARLTARG from the coding sequence ATGCCTCTGAGTGATCTGCCCTGGTGGCGTTGGCGGGCCCGGATCCGCTCGGCGCTGCACATGCTCTCCGACCTCGGTTTCCAGCAGCGGGCCTGGCTGGAGGGCGGCCGCGCGGGGTACGGCGACCCCTCCGACGCGGTGTACCGGCTGGTGGAGGACAGCTGGCTGGACCGCTGGTCGGCGGAGAAGTACGTCGGCTCGGTCTTCCGGGACTCCGCGGAGGCCGTCGCGGTGAACGCGGCGGTGCTGCGGGTGCTGCTGGTCGTGCACCAGGTCGGTGAGGACGCCCCGGCCGCCGCCTACCTGGCCCACCCGGACTGGTCGGAGGCGGTCCGCGCGGCCCGCGAGGCGCACCACCGGCTGGCCGTCGCCGACGGCGACGACCCGCAGTCGCCGCCGCTCCCGCTGGACGAGCTGGCCCGGCTGACCGCGCGCGGCTGA
- the purU gene encoding formyltetrahydrofolate deformylase — MEETARSQYVLTLSCPDKQGIVHAVSSYLFMTGCNIIDSQQYGDAGTGLFFMRVHFSAEEPVTAEKLRASFAAIGASFRMEWQIHASAERMRVLLMVSKFGHCLNDLLFRTRIGALPVEIAGVVSNHTDFRELTESYGIPFHHLPVTRDTKADAEQRLLDLVAAERVDLVVLARYMQVLSDDLCKALSGRVINIHHSFLPSFKGAKPYHQAHARGVKLIGATAHYVTADLDEGPIIEQEVARVTHDVTPDQLVALGRDVECQALARAVKWHSERRVLLNGSRTVVFA, encoded by the coding sequence ATGGAAGAGACCGCCCGCTCGCAGTACGTCCTGACGCTGTCCTGCCCCGACAAGCAGGGCATCGTGCACGCGGTGTCCAGCTACCTGTTCATGACGGGCTGCAACATCATCGACAGCCAGCAGTACGGTGACGCCGGCACCGGACTGTTCTTCATGCGCGTGCACTTCTCCGCCGAGGAGCCGGTCACCGCGGAGAAGCTCCGGGCGAGCTTCGCCGCGATCGGCGCCTCGTTCCGGATGGAGTGGCAGATCCACGCGTCCGCCGAGCGGATGCGGGTGCTGCTGATGGTCTCCAAGTTCGGCCACTGCCTGAACGACCTGCTGTTCCGCACCCGGATCGGGGCGCTGCCGGTGGAGATCGCCGGGGTGGTCTCCAACCACACCGACTTCCGCGAGCTGACCGAGTCCTACGGCATCCCGTTCCACCACCTCCCGGTCACCCGCGACACCAAGGCGGACGCCGAGCAGCGGCTGCTCGACCTGGTCGCCGCCGAGCGGGTCGACCTGGTGGTGCTGGCCCGCTACATGCAGGTGCTCTCGGACGACCTGTGCAAGGCGCTGTCCGGCCGGGTCATCAACATCCACCACTCCTTCCTGCCGAGCTTCAAGGGCGCCAAGCCGTACCACCAGGCGCACGCCCGGGGCGTGAAGCTGATCGGCGCGACGGCGCACTACGTCACCGCCGACCTGGACGAGGGTCCGATCATCGAGCAGGAGGTCGCCCGGGTCACCCACGACGTGACGCCCGATCAACTGGTCGCGCTGGGACGGGACGTCGAGTGCCAGGCGCTGGCCCGCGCGGTGAAGTGGCACAGCGAGCGCCGGGTGCTGCTGAACGGTTCGCGCACCGTGGTGTTCGCCTGA
- a CDS encoding ATP-binding protein, which produces MQVLQVQLAVQADPAEVSRARRWVRDRLRAAGIDQDSAVAETLVLVVSELVTNAVVHTGSPAVLRLLVPADPAAVPPAVRVEVADASRTAPAPRHAGADQDATNGRGLELVELLCERWGWYPEGSGKRVWCEIGDPDGAVGALAARPAASAAPVASPVPAR; this is translated from the coding sequence GTGCAGGTACTCCAGGTACAGCTGGCGGTCCAGGCGGACCCGGCTGAGGTGTCACGGGCCCGGCGGTGGGTCAGGGACCGGCTGCGGGCGGCCGGGATCGACCAGGACTCCGCGGTGGCCGAGACCCTGGTGCTGGTGGTCTCCGAGCTGGTCACCAACGCGGTGGTGCACACCGGCTCCCCGGCGGTGCTCAGACTGCTGGTGCCGGCCGACCCCGCCGCCGTGCCGCCCGCCGTCCGGGTGGAGGTCGCCGACGCCAGCCGCACCGCCCCCGCGCCGCGGCACGCGGGCGCCGACCAGGACGCCACCAACGGCCGCGGCCTGGAGCTGGTCGAGCTGCTCTGCGAGCGCTGGGGCTGGTACCCGGAGGGCTCCGGCAAGCGGGTGTGGTGCGAGATCGGCGATCCGGACGGCGCGGTCGGCGCGCTCGCCGCGCGGCCGGCGGCCTCGGCGGCCCCGGTCGCCTCGCCGGTCCCGGCGCGCTGA
- a CDS encoding MFS transporter, which yields MTAPELHTAPTPQVSTAKAPAIWSGSFRLYFTARTAGLLSDAMLPVAVSAGLITAHYKTSEVGFAMAFLLGPFAGLVLFGGVLADRFTARRLMIFADLLNLLTRVLLAVLFFRGLDQLWQLYLLLALAGTAAAMFQPGAASTVPLVSRDVQGANGVLRISEALAGLAGPSLAAALITLSTGWVMVLAAVMYAVSAGCLFALRLGPVPAPPPGDSLWRNLVAGWHEFWSRSWMWGVILIWMVFTVLSWGPLAPVVVGDIAKRDGVVVYGVINSMLGAGTIIGGVLAIRLKPTRPLAAGACAVFLFAVQQFAFAAGLPWPLLGTAQLVSGIGISFWGVMWATSVQTQVPGEVLNRIHAYEVAGSVCMFPLGSALAGPAVELFGTTRVYLIGGVVTLATAAALLLSRPIRELRRVPDGEMVASGH from the coding sequence GTGACCGCACCCGAACTGCATACCGCCCCCACCCCGCAGGTCAGTACGGCGAAGGCGCCCGCCATCTGGTCGGGCAGCTTCCGGCTCTACTTCACCGCCCGCACCGCCGGGCTGCTCAGCGACGCGATGCTCCCGGTCGCCGTCTCGGCCGGCCTGATCACCGCCCACTACAAGACCTCCGAAGTCGGCTTCGCGATGGCCTTCCTGCTCGGCCCGTTCGCCGGCCTGGTGCTGTTCGGCGGCGTGCTCGCCGACCGGTTCACCGCCCGGCGCCTGATGATCTTCGCCGACCTGCTCAACCTCCTCACCCGGGTCCTGCTCGCGGTGCTGTTCTTCCGCGGCCTCGACCAGCTCTGGCAGCTCTACCTGCTGCTCGCGCTGGCCGGCACCGCCGCCGCGATGTTCCAGCCCGGCGCCGCCTCCACCGTCCCGCTGGTCTCCCGCGACGTGCAGGGCGCCAACGGCGTGCTGCGGATCTCCGAGGCGCTGGCCGGCCTGGCCGGCCCCTCGCTGGCCGCCGCGCTGATCACCCTCTCCACCGGCTGGGTGATGGTGCTCGCCGCCGTGATGTACGCGGTCAGCGCCGGCTGCCTGTTCGCCCTGCGGCTCGGCCCCGTCCCCGCGCCGCCGCCCGGCGACAGCCTGTGGCGCAACCTGGTGGCCGGCTGGCACGAGTTCTGGTCCCGCAGCTGGATGTGGGGCGTCATCCTGATCTGGATGGTCTTCACCGTCCTGTCCTGGGGCCCGCTCGCCCCGGTGGTGGTCGGCGACATCGCCAAGCGCGACGGCGTCGTGGTCTACGGCGTGATCAACAGCATGCTCGGCGCGGGCACCATCATCGGCGGCGTGCTGGCGATCCGGCTCAAGCCGACCCGCCCGCTGGCCGCCGGCGCCTGCGCCGTGTTCCTGTTCGCCGTCCAGCAGTTCGCCTTCGCGGCCGGCCTGCCCTGGCCGCTGCTCGGCACCGCCCAGCTGGTCTCCGGCATCGGCATCAGCTTCTGGGGCGTCATGTGGGCCACCAGCGTGCAGACCCAGGTCCCCGGCGAGGTGCTCAACCGGATCCACGCGTACGAGGTGGCCGGCTCGGTCTGCATGTTCCCGCTCGGCTCGGCGCTGGCCGGCCCGGCCGTCGAGCTGTTCGGCACCACCCGGGTCTACCTGATCGGCGGCGTCGTCACCCTGGCCACCGCCGCCGCGCTGCTGCTCAGCCGGCCGATCCGCGAACTGCGCCGGGTCCCCGACGGCGAGATGGTCGCCTCCGGGCACTGA
- a CDS encoding MFS transporter — translation MKEPQLTAESPAPAASRSPGAPRAPRIHYGWIVVAVSLLVLMGSAGFRSAPSLMMDALHDEFGWSRATISSAVSVNLALYGVTAPFAAALMDRFGVRPVVVCALLAIATGSGLSILMTRPWQLVLGWGVVVGLGSGSMAGAFATTVSGRWFQARQGLVTGVLTAAGAAGNLVFMPLLAALVERHGWRTAVVLVSLCATAVAVPVLLLMRERPADVGQLPYGATEAPAPAAAGGSAVARTLRVLRTALRQRVFWLLAGSFAICGATTVGLVGTHFIPAAHDHGMPVTTGASLLALIGLFDIAGTVASGWFTDRFDSTGLLITYYTLRGLSLACLPALFGESLRPPILAFVIFYGLDWVATVPPTVALCRRHFGADAPVVFGWVLAAHQLGAAAVAGLAGLARDSFGDYDATWYAAGGLCAVAVGCCVLLRRGGPVGAPA, via the coding sequence GTGAAGGAACCGCAGCTCACCGCCGAATCCCCCGCCCCCGCAGCCTCCCGCAGCCCCGGCGCCCCGCGCGCGCCCCGCATCCACTACGGCTGGATCGTGGTCGCCGTCTCGCTGCTCGTCCTGATGGGCTCGGCCGGGTTCCGGTCCGCGCCCAGCCTGATGATGGACGCGCTGCACGACGAGTTCGGCTGGTCGCGCGCGACCATCTCCAGCGCGGTCTCGGTGAACCTCGCGCTGTACGGCGTCACCGCGCCGTTCGCCGCCGCCCTGATGGACCGCTTCGGCGTCCGCCCGGTGGTGGTCTGCGCGCTGCTCGCCATCGCCACCGGCAGCGGCCTCAGCATCCTGATGACCCGGCCCTGGCAGCTGGTCCTCGGCTGGGGCGTCGTCGTCGGGCTCGGCAGCGGCTCGATGGCCGGGGCCTTCGCCACCACCGTCTCCGGCCGCTGGTTCCAGGCCCGGCAGGGCCTGGTCACCGGCGTGCTGACCGCCGCCGGGGCGGCCGGCAACCTGGTCTTCATGCCGCTGCTCGCCGCCCTGGTCGAGCGGCACGGCTGGCGCACCGCGGTCGTGCTGGTCTCGCTCTGCGCCACCGCCGTGGCCGTCCCCGTCCTGCTGCTGATGCGCGAACGGCCCGCTGACGTCGGCCAGTTGCCCTACGGCGCGACCGAGGCCCCGGCGCCGGCCGCGGCCGGCGGCTCGGCGGTCGCCCGCACGCTGCGGGTGCTGCGGACGGCGCTCCGGCAGCGGGTCTTCTGGCTGCTCGCCGGGTCCTTCGCGATCTGCGGCGCCACCACGGTCGGCCTGGTCGGCACCCACTTCATCCCGGCCGCGCACGACCACGGCATGCCGGTGACCACCGGCGCCTCGCTGCTCGCCCTGATCGGCCTCTTCGACATCGCCGGGACGGTCGCCAGCGGCTGGTTCACCGACCGCTTCGACTCCACCGGGCTGCTGATCACCTACTACACCCTGCGCGGACTCTCGCTGGCCTGCCTGCCCGCCCTGTTCGGGGAGAGCCTGCGGCCGCCGATCCTGGCCTTCGTGATCTTCTACGGCCTGGACTGGGTCGCCACCGTCCCGCCCACCGTCGCGCTCTGCCGCCGCCACTTCGGCGCCGACGCCCCGGTCGTCTTCGGCTGGGTGCTGGCCGCCCACCAGCTCGGCGCCGCCGCCGTCGCCGGCCTGGCCGGCCTGGCCCGCGACAGCTTCGGCGACTACGACGCGACCTGGTACGCGGCGGGCGGCCTGTGCGCGGTCGCGGTCGGCTGCTGCGTGCTGCTGCGCCGGGGCGGCCCGGTCGGTGCCCCCGCCTAG
- a CDS encoding GNAT family N-acetyltransferase: MSLRFVLDPEPTPALREEVTALWTEVSNAGGAVGFVPPVAAAEVRPVAERQFGALGPDRLLVGFEPGGRVAAVLFFEDMRFGLMDHWRMLKRVMVHPDFQGRGYGALLLAEAERVARGWGLAGLRLTLRGGHGLEEFYGRSGYVEVGRVPGAIRVAPGDDRDDVTMWLDLRA, from the coding sequence ATGAGCCTGCGATTCGTCCTGGACCCCGAGCCGACCCCCGCGCTGCGCGAGGAGGTCACCGCGCTGTGGACCGAGGTCTCCAACGCCGGGGGCGCGGTCGGGTTCGTGCCGCCGGTGGCGGCCGCCGAGGTGCGGCCGGTCGCGGAGCGGCAGTTCGGGGCGCTCGGCCCGGACCGGCTGCTGGTGGGGTTCGAGCCGGGCGGCCGGGTCGCCGCGGTGCTGTTCTTCGAGGACATGCGGTTCGGGTTGATGGACCACTGGCGGATGCTGAAGCGGGTGATGGTGCACCCGGACTTCCAGGGCCGGGGCTACGGCGCGCTGCTGCTGGCGGAGGCGGAGCGGGTGGCCCGCGGCTGGGGGCTGGCCGGGCTGCGGCTGACGCTGCGCGGCGGGCACGGCCTGGAGGAGTTCTACGGCCGCAGCGGTTACGTCGAGGTGGGCCGGGTGCCGGGGGCGATCCGGGTCGCCCCCGGGGACGACCGGGACGACGTCACGATGTGGCTCGACCTGCGCGCCTGA
- a CDS encoding DUF4229 domain-containing protein, with amino-acid sequence MSSKNHATLRYTSLRVSIFLACLLVALLLGHFEVIPVVGTMGLLLLFALAAVASSALSYVLLSKQRDEMSAQIAERIENRKSRSVLRDAAEDEADDAARAAVAQQAQPARQTQAG; translated from the coding sequence GTGAGCAGCAAGAACCACGCCACGCTCCGCTACACCTCCCTGCGGGTGAGCATCTTCCTGGCCTGCCTGCTGGTCGCGCTGCTGCTGGGCCACTTCGAGGTGATCCCGGTGGTCGGCACGATGGGCCTGCTGCTGCTGTTCGCGCTGGCCGCGGTGGCCTCCTCGGCGCTCAGCTACGTCCTGCTGAGCAAGCAGCGCGACGAGATGTCCGCGCAGATCGCCGAGCGGATCGAGAACCGCAAGTCCCGCTCGGTGCTGCGCGACGCGGCCGAGGACGAGGCGGACGACGCGGCCCGGGCGGCCGTCGCCCAGCAGGCCCAGCCGGCCCGGCAGACCCAGGCCGGCTGA
- a CDS encoding LacI family DNA-binding transcriptional regulator → MARLAGVSQATVSLVFSGSSGHRVSAATRERIHDAARELGYRPQAAGRQLRLGRSGMVLLAVPNLLGPFFGRVLTGVHEEAARHGLAVVVSSGWDAAVLAEAAAAGRFDGLLVCSPDDRQLGALPADTAAVFLDADPAAHPGRPTVELDLAAGMRAAVDHLVGLGHRRFGYLRSAHSAHTFRVRQAAFAAASAGLGLEVRELAVSLNDGSREAARAARELLAGPRPPRAVVCDDDVVASGLYRAAGELGLRIPTDLSVVGMDDVPVAELLSPPLTTVDLPGERLGRAGLALLAALLGGEAPPPVAPLATALVVRGSTAPA, encoded by the coding sequence GTGGCCCGGCTGGCGGGCGTCTCGCAGGCGACGGTCTCGCTGGTGTTCTCCGGCAGCTCCGGGCACCGGGTCTCGGCGGCCACCAGGGAGCGGATCCACGACGCCGCCCGGGAGTTGGGCTACCGCCCGCAGGCCGCCGGCCGGCAGCTGCGGCTGGGGCGCAGCGGCATGGTGCTGCTGGCCGTGCCCAACCTGCTCGGCCCGTTCTTCGGCCGGGTGCTGACCGGCGTGCACGAGGAGGCGGCCCGGCACGGCCTCGCGGTGGTGGTCTCCAGCGGCTGGGACGCGGCGGTGCTGGCCGAGGCGGCCGCCGCCGGCCGGTTCGACGGGCTGCTGGTCTGCTCGCCCGACGACCGGCAGCTCGGCGCGCTGCCGGCGGACACCGCGGCGGTGTTCCTGGACGCCGACCCGGCGGCCCACCCGGGCCGCCCGACGGTGGAACTCGACCTGGCGGCGGGCATGCGGGCCGCCGTCGACCACCTGGTCGGGCTGGGGCACCGGCGCTTCGGCTACCTGCGCTCGGCGCACTCGGCGCACACCTTCCGGGTCCGGCAGGCGGCGTTCGCGGCCGCCTCGGCGGGCCTCGGCCTGGAGGTCAGGGAGCTCGCGGTCAGCCTGAACGACGGCAGCCGGGAGGCGGCCCGGGCCGCCCGCGAGCTGCTGGCCGGGCCGCGGCCGCCGCGCGCGGTGGTCTGCGACGACGACGTGGTGGCGTCCGGCCTGTACCGGGCGGCCGGCGAGCTGGGGCTGCGGATCCCGACGGACCTCTCGGTGGTCGGGATGGACGACGTCCCGGTGGCGGAGCTGCTGAGCCCGCCGCTGACCACCGTCGACCTGCCGGGCGAGCGGCTCGGCCGGGCCGGGCTGGCCCTGCTGGCCGCCCTGCTGGGCGGCGAAGCCCCGCCGCCGGTGGCCCCGTTGGCGACCGCCCTGGTGGTCCGCGGCTCCACCGCCCCGGCCTGA
- a CDS encoding GNAT family N-acetyltransferase, whose protein sequence is MTRFDLPAGHSVSTDPARLDRAAVHRWLSEDAYWALGRPREKQDLAIDHSLNFGLYEDASGAQVGYARVVTDHATFAWLCDVFIAPEARGRGLGTALAAAVRDELAALGLRRLLLATRDAHEVYAKVGFAPMSRPEKWMVLGEQ, encoded by the coding sequence ATGACGCGCTTCGACCTCCCCGCCGGACACTCCGTCTCCACCGACCCCGCCCGCCTGGACCGGGCGGCCGTGCACCGCTGGCTCTCCGAGGACGCCTACTGGGCGCTCGGACGGCCCCGCGAGAAGCAGGACCTGGCGATCGACCACTCGCTCAACTTCGGCCTGTACGAGGACGCTTCGGGCGCGCAGGTCGGCTACGCCCGGGTGGTCACCGACCACGCCACCTTCGCCTGGCTGTGCGACGTGTTCATCGCCCCGGAGGCCCGCGGCCGCGGCCTGGGCACCGCGCTGGCCGCCGCCGTCCGCGACGAGCTGGCCGCGCTCGGCCTGCGCCGGCTGCTGCTCGCCACCCGGGACGCGCACGAGGTGTACGCCAAGGTCGGCTTCGCGCCGATGAGCCGGCCGGAGAAGTGGATGGTCCTCGGCGAGCAGTAG
- a CDS encoding MFS transporter, protein MGYAALLRAPHVARLLFGTLLGRLPAGMTALVIALALREAGTPYSRIGLATAAYAIAAAVGGPVLGRIVDLTGQPRVLVASAALAGTGYALLALAPGDALAAPLGAAVAGLCMPPLEPCLRSLWPDVVAEDQLDTAYAFDSASQQVLYVAGPLAVAGIAGALSPTAALWTAAVLGLLGALVVAGSAPARAWQAPPRAAGAGLLGPLRSPGLVLLLLGLAGAGWAVGAQNVLFIAYAEQHPGGLPGGAGTLLALAALAGLLGALGYGAARWRAGTATRTWVLALGMAACYLPLLLLPGPWPMAAAAFVSGLGLAPLLAAAFVLVAELAPTGTVTEAFAWLVTLFATGNAAGYAVSGALVDGSLHAVALCAVGGITLGGALLLATRTRLRPAAAVPLPA, encoded by the coding sequence ATGGGCTACGCCGCACTGCTCCGCGCCCCGCACGTCGCCCGGCTCCTGTTCGGCACCCTGCTCGGCCGGCTCCCGGCCGGCATGACCGCCCTGGTCATCGCGCTCGCCCTGCGCGAGGCCGGCACCCCGTACAGCCGGATCGGCCTGGCCACCGCCGCGTACGCGATCGCCGCCGCCGTCGGCGGGCCCGTGCTGGGCCGGATCGTCGACCTGACCGGGCAGCCCCGCGTCCTGGTCGCCTCCGCCGCGCTGGCCGGCACCGGCTACGCGCTGCTCGCCCTCGCCCCCGGCGACGCGCTCGCCGCCCCGCTCGGCGCCGCCGTCGCCGGGCTCTGCATGCCCCCGCTGGAACCCTGCCTGCGCTCGCTCTGGCCCGACGTCGTCGCCGAGGACCAGCTCGACACCGCGTACGCCTTCGACTCCGCCTCCCAGCAGGTGCTGTACGTCGCCGGGCCGCTCGCCGTCGCCGGGATCGCCGGCGCGCTCTCCCCCACCGCCGCGCTCTGGACCGCCGCCGTGCTCGGCCTGCTCGGCGCCCTGGTGGTGGCCGGCTCCGCGCCCGCCCGGGCCTGGCAGGCCCCGCCCCGGGCGGCCGGCGCCGGACTGCTCGGACCGCTGCGCTCCCCCGGCCTGGTCCTGCTGCTGCTCGGCCTGGCCGGCGCCGGCTGGGCGGTCGGCGCGCAGAACGTGCTGTTCATCGCGTACGCCGAACAGCACCCCGGCGGCCTGCCCGGCGGCGCCGGCACCCTGCTCGCGCTGGCCGCGCTGGCCGGACTGCTCGGCGCCCTCGGCTACGGCGCCGCCCGCTGGCGGGCCGGCACCGCGACCCGCACCTGGGTGCTCGCCCTCGGCATGGCCGCCTGCTACCTGCCGCTGCTGCTCCTGCCCGGCCCCTGGCCGATGGCCGCCGCCGCCTTCGTCTCCGGCCTGGGCCTGGCCCCGCTGCTGGCCGCCGCGTTCGTGCTGGTCGCCGAACTGGCCCCGACCGGCACCGTCACCGAGGCGTTCGCCTGGCTGGTCACCCTGTTCGCCACCGGCAACGCGGCCGGCTACGCGGTCTCCGGCGCCCTGGTCGACGGCTCGCTGCACGCCGTCGCGCTCTGCGCGGTCGGCGGCATCACCCTCGGCGGCGCCCTGCTGCTCGCCACCCGCACCCGGCTGCGCCCGGCCGCGGCCGTCCCGCTCCCCGCCTGA
- a CDS encoding dicarboxylate/amino acid:cation symporter: MSTAPAPTLLGRLRRTPFWVQIVGGLVLGLLLGWIARSGDVSWLKTTLDTIGKTFVQLLKLAVPPLVFTAIIVSVANLRNVTNAARLAARTLFWFLATSLIAVAVGLGLGLLTDPGKGANLSTAGVKGVDKSGTWVDFLTGIIPTNIADAFLKVNVLQIVFLGVVVGAALLKLGDKAEPVRKLSEAVLELVQTALWWVIRLAPLGTLGLIGKSVAIYGWDLLKPFSTLTIDVYAGCAIVLFGVYSLLLRFAAGLNPLNFFKGAWPAIQLAFVSRSSVGTLPVTRRVTERLGVPSEYASFAVPFGATTKMDGCAAIYPSLAAIFVAQVYGIQLGIKDYLLIAFVSVIGSAATAGLTGAIVMLTLTLSTLGLPLEGVGLLLAIDPILDMMRTATNVAGQVVVPILVSAREKTLDLTAYNAPTGDLLAEDRPAGIPAQATKEPVTA, translated from the coding sequence ATGTCCACCGCGCCCGCGCCCACCCTGCTGGGACGCCTCCGCCGCACCCCCTTCTGGGTCCAGATCGTCGGCGGCCTCGTCCTCGGCCTGCTGCTCGGCTGGATCGCCAGGTCCGGCGACGTGTCCTGGCTGAAGACCACCCTCGACACCATCGGCAAGACCTTCGTCCAGCTGCTCAAGCTGGCCGTCCCGCCGCTCGTCTTCACCGCGATCATCGTCTCGGTCGCCAACCTGCGGAACGTCACCAACGCCGCCCGGCTGGCCGCCCGCACGCTGTTCTGGTTCCTCGCCACCTCGCTGATCGCGGTCGCCGTCGGCCTCGGCCTCGGTCTGCTCACCGACCCCGGCAAGGGCGCCAACCTCTCCACCGCGGGCGTCAAGGGCGTGGACAAGAGCGGTACCTGGGTCGACTTCCTGACCGGCATCATCCCGACCAACATCGCCGACGCCTTCCTGAAGGTGAACGTCCTCCAGATCGTCTTCCTCGGCGTGGTCGTCGGCGCGGCCCTGCTCAAGCTCGGCGACAAGGCCGAGCCGGTCCGCAAGCTCTCCGAGGCCGTCCTCGAACTCGTCCAGACCGCCCTGTGGTGGGTCATCCGGCTCGCCCCGCTCGGCACCCTCGGCCTGATCGGCAAGTCCGTCGCCATCTACGGCTGGGACCTGCTCAAGCCCTTCTCCACCCTCACCATCGACGTCTACGCCGGCTGCGCGATCGTCCTGTTCGGCGTCTACTCGCTGCTGCTGCGCTTCGCCGCCGGCCTCAACCCGCTGAACTTCTTCAAGGGCGCCTGGCCCGCGATCCAGCTCGCCTTCGTCTCCCGCTCCTCGGTCGGCACCCTGCCGGTCACCCGCCGCGTCACCGAGCGCCTCGGCGTCCCGTCCGAGTACGCCTCGTTCGCGGTCCCGTTCGGCGCCACCACCAAGATGGACGGCTGCGCCGCGATCTACCCGTCGCTCGCCGCGATCTTCGTCGCCCAGGTGTACGGCATCCAGCTCGGCATCAAGGACTACCTGCTGATCGCCTTCGTCTCGGTCATCGGCTCCGCCGCCACCGCCGGCCTCACCGGCGCGATCGTGATGCTGACCCTCACCCTCTCCACCCTCGGCCTCCCGCTGGAGGGCGTCGGCCTGCTGCTGGCGATCGACCCGATCCTCGACATGATGCGCACCGCCACCAACGTGGCCGGGCAGGTCGTCGTCCCGATCCTGGTCTCCGCCCGTGAGAAGACCCTCGACCTCACCGCCTACAACGCCCCCACCGGCGACCTCCTCGCCGAGGACCGCCCGGCCGGCATCCCCGCCCAGGCCACCAAGGAGCCCGTCACCGCCTGA
- a CDS encoding Uma2 family endonuclease, which yields MSALPSDEEPYGSVDPEQALKYAIQHHAGDRVQIVEGIIEPMSPGWDHESIASHLRRQLTARVFELDCVMGSGDLDLPGSSNWYIPDVAVVPEALGKGAAALLPDQTLLVVEVTSESNADTDRVVKRRRYAEYGAPLYLLIDRQDRACTLFSEPGALGYTRAVGPLPFGEPIELPAPFGLRVDTSRF from the coding sequence ATGAGTGCGCTGCCCAGCGATGAGGAACCGTACGGCTCGGTCGACCCGGAGCAGGCGTTGAAGTACGCGATCCAGCACCACGCCGGTGACCGCGTCCAGATCGTGGAAGGGATCATCGAGCCGATGTCGCCGGGGTGGGACCACGAGTCGATCGCCAGCCACCTGCGCCGCCAGCTGACGGCCAGGGTCTTCGAGCTCGACTGCGTGATGGGCTCGGGGGACCTGGACCTGCCGGGGTCGAGCAACTGGTACATCCCCGATGTCGCGGTCGTGCCCGAGGCACTGGGGAAGGGCGCCGCGGCCCTGTTGCCCGATCAGACACTGCTGGTGGTCGAGGTGACCTCGGAGTCGAACGCGGACACCGACCGGGTGGTGAAGCGGCGCCGGTACGCCGAGTACGGGGCCCCGCTGTACCTGCTGATCGACCGGCAGGACCGGGCCTGCACGCTGTTCTCCGAGCCGGGCGCGCTGGGCTACACCCGGGCGGTCGGGCCGCTGCCGTTCGGGGAGCCGATCGAGCTGCCGGCGCCGTTCGGGCTGCGGGTGGACACCTCCCGCTTCTGA
- a CDS encoding cold-shock protein, which translates to MATGTVKWFNAEKGFGFIAQEGGGPDVFVHYSAINASGFRSLEENQAVSFDVTQGPKGPQAENVTPV; encoded by the coding sequence ATGGCGACCGGAACCGTCAAGTGGTTCAACGCCGAGAAGGGCTTCGGCTTCATCGCCCAGGAGGGCGGCGGCCCCGACGTCTTCGTCCACTACTCCGCCATCAACGCGAGCGGCTTCCGCTCGCTGGAGGAGAACCAGGCGGTCAGCTTCGACGTCACCCAGGGCCCGAAGGGCCCGCAGGCGGAGAACGTCACCCCCGTCTGA